The genome window aaacaaaaaaatgactttagctgtgTTTTCACATGTCTAGCAATAAGTGTTTGTTTATCAAGTATTCCAGTAGCTCTTAAAAAGGCACCATCTATGTGGTTACTAACCTCAGGGGAAGGAAAACATGTTGGCATCTTATCTCCAAGGGGTTTGGTCACCAGAGCGTCACCCAGGATGGAGATCATGTGCTGAGCCATGACCTTCTGCTGCTCCAAACCACAGTGGTTTTCCAAAGACAGTATCACAGGATATGCAGACgtctaaaaaaaacacattggtAACAGCCAAGCACATGCGTAAAACAGGACAAGGTATTCAAGTCCCAAAACAAATATTAGCCTTCACGTACAGTAAATCACAATTAGCAATATACATTACAACACTGCTATTTTACAATCAACCTTTATACCTTAAAGGCATATTCCTTAATGGCTTGTATCACATCTTTAAAGAGGATCTCTGGGGTCAGAGTGTTTCCATGATAAATGACCGGCTCTCCATCTGATCCATCATAGCAGTCCATTTCCACACAGCGGCAGCCCTTAACAAGTGCTCTATAGAGAGACATTGCAACATGCACATTAGATCAAATTATGATCCTTGAATTGCAAAATACTGTACCCAACAGCCATCAAACTATATATAGTAAAATAACAGTTTGAATGCGTAATGCAACATGATTACTTTATGTAACCCTCAGTGCTGCTGGGTcctttaagctggtcctccatCAGGTACGTGTTGTGAGAAGAGGAGATGAAGTAATGGTTGAGAGGCTGGTTCATGTCCTGGTAAACGCTTTTATGGGCCTGGTTAAAGATCAGGCCTTCTGGTTGCTGCAGATACATTAGGAAGCCATCCTTTGTCATTAGCTGTTTTGCTTTGGCTGAAAAAACGCAAACGTGTTATTATATAGGTAAAGTTGTACTGTAGTAACACGTGAAGTAAATCcaataacaaacaaaacatttaccaTCTTCGTCAAGCTCATATTTGTCAATCAGCTGAAGAGCATCGCTTTCAGATGCGCTGTCTTTCTGCTCATTCAACAGGAAGTTTAGCAGGTCAGTGACGCTCATGAGACTGCCTGTCTTTGCGTATTCTCCATAGATGACATCAATCTCTTCCCTATGCGTCAGGATTTTATAGAAACGCTCAATCTCCTTTCCCTCTATGAATCCAGACTTTGATGTGTCACATTTCTGCAGGGACATTCAAAAATATATGCAGgccatatataaatacaaacctTCGCCTGGCCAAATACGAATAAATATCAGAAACATTACTGTTAAATCTGTAGCATATTGATTTTATAAGTCCATGTTGTCTATATTTAACCAGTTTGTATTGTGAGCCGCCTCATACCAGTGTTGACTGTGCAACTTACTTCAATGCAAGTCATGTTTTCAAGCTTATATAAAACAGGTACCTCAAAGAGGATCTTGGCGTAGTCATCATCCACCTCAATGTTGATGCTTTGCAGAAAGCTCTTCAGCTCTTTTGGACTCATCTTCTTGTCAAAGTCTTTATCGGATTTTCGCATGCAACTGTAGATCCAGCTATAGAGCTGATGTAAGGACAACATATAAACCTCCTAATACCCATTTAGATCTAAAAGACTTCAATAATACCTTAAAGCTGCAGGGGTTTGTGAAGGATACTGCTCGGTCTTCTTGAGCGGACTGAGATTGTTCATGTTTGATATGACCTTTTCCAGACCACTGATCCACTTCTTAGCCTCATCCTCGGAGTTGGCGATCAGGTCCAGGCATTTCTGCCGCCCCTTAAACAAGATGGAGAACGCCTGACCCTCCAGTGCATCTCCTGTGTACTTCTTCAAACCCTCAGTCTGTCGGCCTGTTCGTATCGCCTCGATGTCCTCAACAGAGACTGAGTGAGAAATGATATGCAGTAATAAAACTTCAAATAGTATGGGGGGAAAAATCTGTAGATTGGAAAGAAAACACTGAGCTATACTTAAACGAATAGTTgaccaaataatgaaaaattgGTCATCATAAATAGGCTGAGTAAGAGTTAATGatgaagtaaatgatgacagagtttttaggtgaactatttcTCTATGACTCACTAAACTCAGTGACTCAGTGAGTTATTTTACCATAGAATGTAATtttcttaaaggcggggtgcatgatttttataaaacactttGAAAAGGGAGTAGGGCCGAGTACCATAACACagttgtagccaatcagcagtaaggtgcgtgtctactaaccgacctcgttgcctgggttgcgtatgcgTGGGGCGGGaatatcaaaagaaggtccagattctaatggggtagaggcgtgtttgtttaggtgatttcaaatgtcaacattggctttcagagatcatgcacccggCCTTTAACCAGCAACCTATTTGTTTAGTTTTCTGGTAAAATTAcctacattttatttaaatgacaaattaaCTTAAATATACATGTACAGCATAAACCTAACTTTTGTTCTTAAGATACCAGTTTTTAAACCTGTAGTTAAATGCAGCAATATCACATGTCTGGATGGTAATATGCATATGGAAATTATATGTAAATTGGTCATGCGTAATAACAAGGGCATTGTGAGCTAGGCAAAGGTTTACATGATGCTCCAGGTTGTTCTTTTACACAGCATTGACCACAACAAGACAATATAACTCTGTACACTAAAACAAACCACTTAAACAAAACTTCTTCAGCGATGCCTTTTTGATAAGCAAACTAAATTTAAAAATCATGGTCAAATCTTtgatcctaaaaaaaaaaaaaaaaagtacaagCAAAGTAAAACCATCATTATGAAAGTTGTGACAACAAACACTGGAACACAAAGGAAAACATAAATATTAGGATTAAAGTAAATATACTGAGAATGACTCTACTCTCAGAAGATTGTAGTAtcaaagggacactccactttttttttttttttgaaaatatgctcatcattttccagctcccctagagttaaacatttggtttttaccattttggaatccatttagctgatctctgggtctggcggtaccacttttaacatagcttagctAGCAttgtccattgaatctgattagaccattagcatcacgctaaaaataaccagagtttcgATATGCAGCAGTCTCCTTgattactttcaatagcaggggattattttcgggcacagcataatatcattgtgcctcctgcagccatgttatagcagcaaagtccttgtttttttacgccagaatgagagtatagttcatagccatatctgcctagaaatcacaacttttaattttccgttggtcttagaacacaatgtaactacagaaaagtcaagttttagatcgaaactctttggttattttttagcgtgatgctaatggtataatcagattcaatggattatgctaagctatgctagaagtggtaccaccagacccagagatcagctgcaagtattgcataaaaaaaaagaaagaaatgactAAATCTACCAGATTTCTAATCatgtaatattaaactatgcAAGTGAATTGCATGCAAATGAATACCGTAAAAATAAAAGCTTATCCTAACAAATTACAATTCAGGTCAAAGCAGGACAGGTGGAATGGCCCAAACGTACAGTATGCAAAGAAAGGATTGCCTTTACCACACCCTTGTGAGCATCGTTCTACTCACATGTTTGTTTGGACTTCAGGGTTTTTTTGGATTCATGCCACAGGGTCTTGCAGTCTTCCTGCAGCTTAAAGTAGCGAATCTTTTTCCACGAGCTTGAACGCACTTTCAAAAGATCCCCGCCATTCAATAAGAACTGCAGGTCTGTATCCCCCTCCAAACCTATgggaagaaaaaaaaatcaacaagaCCGCTCATGTACTCATCCTTTCAAAGCATGCATTATCTTCTTTTCAAAGCCAGATTTGTGGTTCATTTGTGAATACATCACGACATCCTTATTTGTATGAAAGCAGAACAAACAAAAagattgttttactttattgGCCCAATTGAGGAAGGAATTAGTCCACATGTGCGGAAATATAAAATGTTGCTTAAAACATGTataaacacacccaaaaaaacATCATGATAAATAATTTGAAAACATACTAAGAACACTTAAAACCAACTACATTTAGTGTTATTGGGTCAAAATTACCAGAGCAAAAATTCATTATTTACAAAGGTGTGGTTTGCATTTTGAAACCATTTACACAGAAGCATGAATAAACAGGTGTGACTTTCTCTTGTTCTTTTTAAGACAAAGGTTGAAAACTACTGAGCTATCTACCTAGAAAGCTAAATGCTTTCTATGTAAGGAGCTCAGTAGTTTTTAAGACAGCAATCAATTCTTTCTTGCAAGAATTTGTTTGAGATgaactggtgtgtgtgtgtgtgtgtgtgtgtgtgtgtgtgtgtgtgtgtgtgtgtgtgtgtgtgtgtgcacttacTTATGTCACTTTTGGGGACATTCACCAGAGTACACACCAGTAAACTGAGGACCACCTTGACAATTTAGGACTTTTTTGATGTCCTCATTTGTTTGACTATATAATGGCATTCAGCATGTCCTAAAATGGTGTCCTAACTTAAAATCTCACTTGTcccaaaaatgcacttttacatGATTTGTGTACTCAAAGTGTGTATGCCCCCCCACTAATTTGTGTATAATGCAGCGCCCTCTAGGAGAACTGCACTTCCTGAAAGATACACACTCGGGAGATTCTCACCAATCACAGGCCAGGAAGATTAGGGCCCCATATCGCCCCAATCGGCCATTAAATGAACtgcacattttaaatataatgatAATCTGACCAATCAGAGGCCAAATACGCGATCAGTAGAGATTGCGGAAGATATTATATGAAAGAATGGACACATTATTTACAGTTGTTTAAAATAAACCCTATCAATTTAAAACAGACTAACCTGTATTAAGAATCAGGATCTCTTATGATGTGTTTCTCAACTTTGCATCGTATACTCGGTTTCTCTGTCGCGTCTGTGTAAAGATGACCCGTGCAGCCTCTCCCTCGACTCACTCATCGAGTGACTGACAGGACCCGCGGTACAGTAATGCAGGCAGCACGTGTGTTTGTGCTGCGCAGATCGATCGGTTTGTGACATCACAGTTTTGCGAAAGCGATTCAAAAGCACACTCAACCGTCTGTGCTCGCGGTAGTTTGATTTCATAGCCGGACCAATATGCGCAGCGCTGTATAAAATCGATAACAGTTGTTTATTAATGGTGCAGGAACAGTTTAATACAGCGGAGACGGACATTAGGCTTTAAAGGAAACATTTCTTTCTAAAAGTAAAGTggtatgtttacatttaatgcaGTAGGTGTCattacaatgttttttgtttatttaattaaatatatatgacaCAAcgcttacgaaaattaaccatggttttacagttaaacaaaaacaaatagtaaaccatggtaaccacaaaataaccatggttgttGATAACCAAAAACTATAattggttagtgtagtaaaaccatgcttttgctgatagtaatcattaccccaaaaaacatgattaatacacttttaacacaataaaaccatggtaattTTCGTAAGGAAAATATGTTAAAACATGAGGAATTGTGTgctttttgttgcagtttgattGGTTTGAATATTTTTTCCTTCTTTATGTTTAGTTTGAATAAAATCGATCTCTGACCATTCTGTTTAATTCAGATGGCTAAGCAGACTGTAGCCCAATCCCCACTCCACACAGTAAGCACAGCAAACATCACCTCATGGCATCAGATAGTGATTTATAATATAATCATAGAAACAATCATAATCCTCATGCCATATTTCATCATTAATCATTATATTCAGTTTCTAGAATAAGAATAAATGTGTATTTTCAGTTTATTAACTAAAAGCTCTAAAAACAATCACAAATCAAGATGAAGTTTATATgatttttataattatatagCTGGAATTCAaagaagtaaagttagcagtttgtcagtcagtgatttcatgCTTTCCACCACATgtcacatcagactttacaacacatatagcctacaattctcattcagaaataaagtcatataagctgtttgtttagagaactgtatcatttaatttaaaaggtgcagtccactgaagtaaagttagcagtttgtcagtcagtgattttaggcctcacatgtctaaacgcccttcccccgacatcaagtagcacatcagactttacaacacatatacaattctcattcagaaattaAGTCATATAAgccagctgtttgtttagagaactgtatcatttaatttaaaaggtgcagtccactgaagtaaagttagcagtttgtcagtcagtgatttcaggcctcacatgtctgagcacccttcccccgacatcacagtagcacatcagactttacaacacatatacaattctcattcagaaataaagtcatataagctgtttgtttagagaacttgatcatttaatttaaaaggtgcagtcctctgaagtaaagttagcctcacatgtctaaaagcccttcccccgacatcacagtagcacatcagactttacaacacatatacaattctcattcagaaataaagtcatataagctgtttgtttagagaactgtataatttaatttaaaaggtgcagtcctctgaagtaaagttagcagtttgtcagtcagtgatttcaggcctcacatgtctaaacgcccttcccccgacatcacagtagcacatcagactttacaacacatatacaattctcattcagaaataaagtcatataagctgtttgttagagaacttgatcatttaatttaaaaggtgcagtcctctgagttagcagtttgtcagtcagtgatttcaggcctcacatgtctaaacgcccttcccccgacatcacagtagcacatcagactttacaacacatatacaattctcattcagaaataaagtcatataagctgtttgttagagaactgtatcatttaatttaaaaggtgcagtcctctgaagtaaagttagcagtttgtcagtcagtgatttcaggcctcacatgtctaagcgcccttcccccgacatcacagtagcacatcagactttacaacacatatacaattctcattcagaaattaAGTCATATAAgccagctgtttgtttagagaactgtatcatttagtttaaaaggtgcagtccactgaagt of Misgurnus anguillicaudatus chromosome 2, ASM2758022v2, whole genome shotgun sequence contains these proteins:
- the plcd1b gene encoding 1-phosphatidylinositol 4,5-bisphosphate phosphodiesterase delta-1b encodes the protein MQCVRRQHVRTKSQDLLYSAQIEEAARDNMRLLGLEGDTDLQFLLNGGDLLKVRSSSWKKIRYFKLQEDCKTLWHESKKTLKSKQTFSVEDIEAIRTGRQTEGLKKYTGDALEGQAFSILFKGRQKCLDLIANSEDEAKKWISGLEKVISNMNNLSPLKKTEHWIYSCMRKSDKDFDKKMSPKELKSFLQSINIEVDDDYAKILFEKCDTSKSGFIEGKEIERFYKILTHREEIDVIYGEYAKTGSLMSVTDLLNFLLNEQKDSASESDALQLIDKYELDEDAKAKQLMTKDGFLMYLQQPEGLIFNQAHKSVYQDMNQPLNHYFISSSHNTYLMEDQLKGPSSTEGYIKALVKGCRCVEMDCYDGSDGEPVIYHGNTLTPEILFKDVIQAIKEYAFKTSAYPVILSLENHCGLEQQKVMAQHMISILGDALVTKPLGDKMPTCFPSPEELKGRFIVKAKSRGKLEDRFLDEDKAADAGSVTEEEDDEGEEDEEKKADKSKSLKVAKELSDLVVYCKSVPFHGFEDSREKQSFYEMASFKESKAVKLAEENANEYIRHNTDKLSRIYPSGLRADSSNYDPVPLWNAGCQIVALNFQTPSTEMDLYNGLFLQNGQSGYILKPAYLRDPATEFDPITLTRGPWLNQKNLHVMVISGQQLPKINEKEYSVVDPIVKVQIHGVPADTNEKETAYIANNGFNPMWNENFQFEVCVPDLALVRFLVEDHDSTSGNDFIGQYTIPFNSLKNGYRHVPLCNQNGDLMSSARLFVHIMVVDSE